From Streptomyces durmitorensis, a single genomic window includes:
- a CDS encoding VOC family protein, whose amino-acid sequence MLKTRYAVGAPTWVDLGTPDLEGAHAFYGDLFGWRFLPGGAEFGGYGMYQADGKTVAGAMTVTADQSPPSWTLYFKTPDADATAKAVEQAGGSTVYEAMDVGDLGRMAVFNDAQGVGFAVWQPGTNKGLDLVDAPNSMCWTELYTPDIKAAQEFYGAVFDWGTSTQAFEGGSYTMVHPAGGTEDDMFGGLWPLSDAQEEAKAGPYWTPYFQVTDMDAVLAKVEPAGGTVRVPRMDLAGVGSFAKLADPSGARFALMQPEAPGGS is encoded by the coding sequence ATGCTCAAAACCCGTTATGCCGTGGGTGCCCCGACGTGGGTGGACCTCGGCACTCCGGATCTTGAAGGCGCCCATGCCTTCTACGGCGATCTCTTCGGGTGGCGGTTCCTGCCGGGTGGCGCGGAATTCGGTGGCTATGGCATGTATCAGGCGGACGGCAAGACCGTGGCGGGAGCGATGACGGTCACCGCCGATCAGTCCCCTCCGTCCTGGACGCTCTACTTCAAGACACCGGACGCCGACGCGACGGCCAAGGCGGTCGAGCAGGCCGGCGGCAGCACGGTGTACGAGGCCATGGACGTCGGTGACCTCGGTCGCATGGCGGTCTTCAATGATGCCCAGGGGGTCGGCTTCGCCGTCTGGCAGCCGGGCACGAACAAGGGCCTCGACCTGGTCGACGCCCCGAACAGCATGTGCTGGACCGAGCTCTACACCCCGGACATCAAGGCGGCCCAGGAGTTCTATGGAGCGGTGTTCGACTGGGGGACCTCCACCCAGGCCTTCGAGGGCGGTTCCTACACGATGGTGCACCCCGCGGGCGGCACCGAGGACGACATGTTCGGCGGCCTGTGGCCGCTGTCCGACGCCCAGGAGGAAGCCAAGGCCGGGCCGTACTGGACTCCGTACTTCCAGGTGACGGACATGGACGCCGTGCTCGCCAAGGTCGAGCCTGCCGGGGGCACGGTCCGGGTGCCGCGCATGGACCTCGCGGGCGTCGGCAGCTTCGCCAAGCTCGCCGATCCCTCCGGGGCGCGGTTCGCGCTCATGCAGCCGGAGGCACCGGGCGGAAGCTGA
- a CDS encoding chaplin, with translation MRKCAILAAAAFAAVTVIGGAGSAVADPGPGAYAEGTAQNSPGVLSGNLLQVPVDVPINACGNSLNVVGLLNPAAGNNCQ, from the coding sequence ATGCGCAAGTGCGCGATCCTGGCAGCAGCGGCCTTCGCCGCGGTCACCGTCATCGGCGGGGCCGGTTCCGCCGTCGCCGACCCCGGCCCCGGCGCCTACGCCGAGGGCACGGCCCAGAACTCGCCGGGCGTCCTCAGCGGCAACCTCCTGCAGGTTCCCGTCGACGTTCCCATCAACGCCTGCGGCAACAGCCTGAACGTCGTCGGCCTCCTCAACCCGGCCGCGGGCAACAACTGCCAGTAG
- a CDS encoding WhiB family transcriptional regulator: MQIHMTAEPEVAWEQALCAQTGSEFFFPEPGSSVREAKYICQLCEMRPACLEYALAHDERFGVWGGLSEKERLSLRRT, from the coding sequence ATGCAGATCCACATGACAGCCGAGCCGGAAGTCGCCTGGGAGCAGGCCCTGTGCGCCCAGACGGGATCCGAGTTCTTCTTCCCCGAACCGGGCAGCTCGGTGCGCGAGGCCAAGTACATCTGCCAGCTCTGCGAGATGCGCCCGGCGTGCCTCGAGTACGCCCTGGCCCATGACGAGCGGTTCGGCGTCTGGGGCGGGCTCTCGGAGAAGGAACGGCTCAGCCTCAGGCGTACGTGA
- a CDS encoding glycoside hydrolase family 64 protein: protein MISRRVFLSTAAGAAGALTYPVWGSALSPGAKAAPATCELALQNKSLPGQVHAYVTGHEQGTDRWVLLKPDGGVYRPDSPSAPQTPLPVDCAIPLGAAGSAPKVLTLPQMFGARVYFVRDDKLDFFLNPGPSLVEPAFATKEDANYGRTWSFCEFTFNSSQLYANISYVDLVTALPIGLTLEGDATHTVAPLPDGAVDKIASDLAAQGEKDGQPWGDLVIRGDGGDVLRVISPQNLMAPYFDRPNEMPFRDVWNSYIDQAWEKYRSTDLKIDLQGGRGVFTGRVSGDTLTFNGGHTFSKPTSKDIFTCNHGPFTNNPGDADDKKGLLARLAAGFNRSIMLTHAEQPNGAGAGDYYKGDVTNHWARVVHANSPIGYAFPYDDVRPDGEPDVSGAAHDGNPRRFTVSVGA from the coding sequence GTGATATCGCGTCGAGTGTTCCTGTCCACTGCCGCCGGAGCCGCCGGAGCCCTCACCTACCCCGTCTGGGGAAGCGCCCTCAGCCCCGGCGCCAAGGCAGCACCCGCGACCTGTGAACTCGCCCTCCAGAACAAGTCGTTGCCCGGCCAGGTGCACGCCTACGTCACCGGACACGAGCAGGGCACCGACCGCTGGGTCCTGCTGAAGCCGGACGGCGGCGTCTACCGCCCCGATTCGCCGTCGGCCCCGCAGACCCCGCTGCCCGTCGACTGCGCGATCCCGCTCGGCGCGGCGGGCTCCGCACCGAAAGTACTGACGCTCCCTCAAATGTTCGGCGCACGCGTCTACTTCGTACGGGACGACAAGCTGGACTTCTTCCTCAACCCGGGCCCGTCGCTGGTCGAGCCCGCGTTCGCGACCAAGGAGGACGCCAACTACGGGCGCACGTGGTCGTTCTGCGAATTCACCTTCAACAGCTCGCAGTTGTACGCCAACATCAGCTACGTGGACCTCGTCACGGCCCTCCCCATCGGCCTGACCCTGGAGGGGGACGCCACGCACACGGTGGCACCGCTGCCGGACGGCGCCGTCGACAAGATCGCCTCCGACCTCGCAGCCCAGGGGGAGAAGGACGGGCAGCCCTGGGGTGATCTGGTGATCCGCGGCGACGGCGGCGACGTACTCCGCGTCATCTCGCCGCAGAACCTCATGGCCCCGTACTTCGACCGCCCGAACGAGATGCCGTTCCGGGACGTGTGGAACAGCTACATCGACCAGGCGTGGGAGAAGTACCGGAGCACCGACCTGAAGATCGACCTGCAGGGCGGCCGTGGCGTGTTCACGGGCCGGGTCAGCGGCGACACGCTGACGTTCAACGGCGGGCACACGTTCTCGAAACCGACCTCGAAGGACATCTTCACCTGCAACCACGGCCCCTTCACGAACAACCCCGGCGACGCCGACGACAAGAAGGGCCTGCTGGCGCGGCTCGCGGCGGGCTTCAACCGGAGCATCATGCTGACGCACGCGGAGCAGCCGAACGGGGCGGGTGCCGGTGACTACTACAAGGGTGACGTGACCAACCACTGGGCCCGGGTCGTGCACGCGAACTCGCCCATCGGATACGCCTTCCCGTACGACGACGTCCGGCCGGACGGTGAGCCCGATGTGTCCGGGGCCGCGCACGACGGGAATCCGCGGCGGTTCACGGTGAGTGTCGGGGCCTAG
- a CDS encoding LacI family DNA-binding transcriptional regulator, producing the protein MTEPPSAAPRPTLEAVAARAGVSRATVSRVVNGDAGVREVLAEKVRQAVDELGYVPNRAARSLVTRRHDAVAVVIAEPETRVFADPFFARQLRGISKELTSRDVQLVLLLTEGRDDHERVGRYLAGGHVDGALVFSLHLDDPLPGIIQGAGVPTVFGGRPGWPEGTVTSPYVDCDNRGGARDAVRHLVSLGRTRIAHITGALDQTSAVDRLDGFRDVLPEAGERFVAQGDFTPAGGERAMRELLDRVPEVDAVFAGNDLSALGALRVLRERGKRVPDDVAVVGFDDMLPVAEQVDPPLTTVRQDIEEMGRLMARMLLARGELPTQSVVLPTELVRRESA; encoded by the coding sequence GTGACCGAGCCGCCGAGCGCCGCCCCACGCCCCACCCTGGAGGCCGTGGCCGCGCGGGCCGGAGTCTCCCGGGCCACGGTCTCCCGCGTCGTCAACGGCGACGCGGGCGTACGCGAGGTGCTCGCCGAGAAGGTCAGGCAGGCGGTCGACGAGCTCGGCTACGTGCCGAACCGCGCCGCCCGCAGTCTGGTGACCCGCCGCCACGACGCGGTCGCCGTGGTGATCGCCGAACCGGAGACGCGGGTGTTCGCCGACCCGTTCTTCGCCCGGCAACTCCGGGGCATCAGCAAGGAGTTGACGTCGCGTGACGTTCAGCTGGTGCTGCTCCTGACGGAGGGGCGTGACGACCACGAGCGGGTCGGCCGCTATCTGGCGGGTGGCCATGTGGACGGCGCCCTCGTCTTCTCGCTGCACCTGGACGATCCGCTGCCCGGCATCATTCAGGGCGCGGGCGTGCCGACGGTGTTCGGCGGCCGCCCTGGGTGGCCGGAGGGGACGGTGACGTCTCCGTACGTCGACTGCGACAACCGCGGCGGTGCGCGGGACGCGGTGCGCCACCTGGTCTCGCTGGGCCGCACCCGCATCGCGCACATCACCGGCGCGCTCGACCAGACGTCGGCGGTGGACCGCCTCGACGGCTTCCGCGACGTCCTGCCGGAGGCGGGGGAGAGGTTCGTCGCGCAGGGCGACTTCACCCCGGCGGGCGGCGAGCGCGCGATGCGCGAGCTCCTGGACCGCGTCCCTGAGGTGGACGCGGTCTTCGCCGGCAACGACCTGTCGGCGCTGGGGGCCCTCCGGGTGCTCCGCGAGCGGGGGAAGCGGGTGCCGGACGACGTCGCGGTGGTGGGCTTCGACGACATGCTGCCGGTCGCCGAGCAGGTGGACCCGCCACTGACGACGGTGCGTCAGGACATCGAGGAGATGGGCCGGCTGATGGCGAGGATGCTGCTGGCGCGGGGCGAGCTGCCGACACAGAGCGTGGTCCTGCCGACGGAGCTGGTGCGGAGGGAGTCGGCGTAG